Proteins encoded within one genomic window of Mycolicibacterium monacense:
- a CDS encoding PH domain-containing protein, translated as MGYPDNVLARDEQVVLHRHPHWKRLIGAVLVLLFTSAAAAFVAGYVNTLAWDATAKNVIFLVIGGIWLVLVGWLTVWPFLNWWTTHFVITDRRVMFRHGLVTRAGIDIPLARINSVEFRHGLLDRILRTGTLVIESAAQDPLEFHDIPRVEQVHSLLYHEVFDTLGSEESPS; from the coding sequence GTGGGATACCCCGACAACGTGCTGGCCAGAGACGAGCAGGTGGTCCTGCACAGGCATCCGCATTGGAAGCGGTTGATCGGCGCGGTGCTCGTGCTGCTGTTCACCAGCGCGGCGGCCGCCTTCGTGGCCGGATACGTCAACACACTCGCGTGGGACGCCACCGCCAAGAACGTCATCTTCCTCGTCATCGGCGGCATCTGGCTGGTGCTCGTCGGCTGGCTGACGGTGTGGCCGTTCCTCAACTGGTGGACGACGCACTTCGTCATCACCGACCGGCGGGTGATGTTCCGCCACGGTCTGGTCACCCGCGCGGGGATCGACATCCCGCTGGCACGGATCAACAGTGTCGAGTTCCGGCACGGCCTGCTGGATCGGATCCTGCGCACTGGCACGCTCGTCATCGAGTCAGCGGCGCAGGACCCACTCGAGTTCCACGACATCCCCCGCGTGGAACAGGTCCACTCGCTGCTCTATCACGAGGTCTTCGACACCCTGGGGTCCGAAGAGTCGCCGAGCTGA
- a CDS encoding sugar transferase, whose product MTAVNDDVDLTAKVAAEPGRVPLWQRGYARRLVVLDFVAVVLAVGAAQWLRFGSLPGETNTYPNFAYSILSVIIAVAWMLAMSINRARSPRVIGSGAEEYRRVWLATLAVFGGVAIVSMLFKLNIARGYLMIALPIGLVALILFRWIARRVVASVREKYGRCITRLLVVGNPHAIRDLTKSLARETKSEYLVVGACVPSGFAKSELEVPGVGSIPTFGDETNVVGAVTATKSHAVAVTATERLDGRGMRDLSWELEKLDIDLLVAPGVVDVAGPRLTMRPVAGLPLIHVEKPQYNGAKRFQKRLFDMVFASTVLLLGAPILIAVAIAVKLTSRGPVFYRSERIGLDGRAFEMIKFRTMVEGADRMLPELAALNESDGGVLFKIREDPRVTPLGRVLRKYSIDELPQFINVLKRDMSVVGPRPPLAGEVKTYDDHVKRRLLVRPGITGLWQVSGRSDLSWEDSVRLDLFYVENWSMISDLQIAFKTVKAMLRHSGAY is encoded by the coding sequence ATGACCGCGGTGAATGACGATGTCGATCTGACAGCAAAGGTGGCGGCCGAGCCGGGGAGGGTGCCGCTCTGGCAGCGCGGCTATGCGCGCAGACTGGTCGTCTTGGACTTCGTTGCCGTCGTTCTCGCCGTCGGCGCAGCTCAGTGGCTCCGTTTCGGCAGCCTGCCCGGCGAGACCAACACCTACCCGAACTTCGCCTACTCGATCCTGTCGGTCATCATCGCCGTCGCGTGGATGCTGGCAATGTCGATCAACCGGGCCCGTTCGCCTCGCGTGATCGGTTCGGGCGCCGAGGAGTACCGGCGGGTGTGGCTGGCCACACTGGCGGTCTTCGGCGGGGTGGCCATCGTCTCGATGCTGTTCAAGCTGAACATCGCCCGCGGTTACCTGATGATCGCCCTGCCGATCGGCCTGGTAGCGCTGATCCTCTTCCGGTGGATCGCGCGCCGCGTCGTCGCCTCGGTGCGGGAGAAGTACGGTCGGTGCATCACCCGACTGCTCGTGGTCGGCAACCCGCACGCCATCCGGGACCTCACCAAATCTCTTGCCCGCGAGACGAAGTCGGAATACCTGGTGGTCGGCGCCTGCGTCCCCAGCGGATTCGCCAAGTCCGAGCTCGAGGTGCCCGGTGTCGGCTCCATCCCCACCTTCGGTGACGAGACCAACGTCGTCGGAGCGGTGACCGCGACAAAGAGCCATGCCGTGGCCGTGACCGCCACCGAGCGGCTCGACGGACGCGGTATGCGCGATCTGTCCTGGGAGCTCGAGAAGCTCGACATCGACCTGCTCGTCGCCCCGGGTGTCGTCGACGTCGCCGGGCCGCGCCTGACCATGCGTCCGGTCGCCGGGCTTCCGCTGATCCACGTGGAGAAACCGCAGTACAACGGGGCCAAGCGGTTCCAGAAGCGGCTCTTCGACATGGTGTTCGCCAGCACCGTCCTGCTGCTCGGCGCGCCGATCCTGATCGCCGTCGCGATCGCGGTCAAGCTGACGAGCCGGGGTCCGGTCTTCTACCGCTCCGAGCGCATCGGCCTCGACGGTCGGGCGTTCGAGATGATCAAGTTCCGCACCATGGTCGAGGGCGCCGACCGGATGCTGCCCGAGCTCGCCGCTCTCAACGAAAGCGACGGCGGGGTCCTGTTCAAGATCCGCGAAGATCCCCGGGTCACCCCGCTCGGCCGGGTGCTGCGTAAGTACAGCATCGACGAGCTGCCGCAGTTCATCAACGTCCTCAAACGCGATATGAGCGTCGTCGGGCCCCGGCCGCCGCTGGCCGGCGAGGTCAAGACCTACGACGACCACGTCAAGCGCCGCCTGCTGGTCCGGCCGGGTATCACCGGGCTGTGGCAGGTCAGCGGCCGCTCCGACCTGTCGTGGGAGGATTCGGTCCGGCTCGACCTGTTCTACGTCGAGAACTGGTCGATGATCTCCGACCTCCAGATCGCCTTCAAGACCGTCAAGGCGATGCTGCGACATTCCGGCGCGTACTGA